ggcaaagtttcttattttgatccctagaatatgattttcacagagcaataggcgattttgcctccccacaaatcaacacggcctaatatatatataaaaaataatcttCTCCTGCGCGCCGTTAACTAAATTTAttctaatttttcattttacAGACGATGTCGAACGTTTAAAACCACAAAAACGTGGCTTCTTTCAATCATTTTTATGCTGCTGGCGACGTAATCGCACGAAAACCAATCAGAATGGCACATCAATTGATGGTTCTACAACACCGCCACCGTTACCGGACCAACAAAGGTACCTACTACCTCAGGTTAGGCACTCGGATATGCATAAAAAATGTATGGTCATCGATTTAGATGAGACATTAGTGCACAGTAGCTTTAAGGTAAGTGAAAATGCAAATCAGTATAAATGCATTAGAGCAGTGGTTTTCAAATTGTGGATCGCGAacatttaggttaggttaggttgaagtggctgcctccgcagtccaagcggagactcacgtaggccgttgtggcccgttgtgctaccacgcggggagCCCCTATTCCCCTTACTTCCGAAGAATGTTTaaaccccagtgaggctaaaccagcgcgtttgcctgatgaaacACAAGATGTCGTTTTTTGTGTGCAGATTCAAGTCCGCAACAcccccaaaggagtgtctgtggaggaaTCGGTACCTGGTTTCTGACAGTGCGGGActgtggcacagatagtgctctacgctttatATCTCTCCCTCGTCCCTAGAGCTGCTGTCATTTGTTTGTAGGCCCACATAGGCACCATGAGTGCCCATATGGGCGCAGTATATTCCATATAGATCAGTGGGAGAAggagtaatatggtttcaagagctttggtgggagtggagggaagggcactgctagtaagcattgccgccatcctctgtactttcgttactttgctcttgttagattcgatatcgagtgccgtccaccatacggtgacggcgtagaagagtattggtctcaccactgccgtgtagatccaatggacgatgcggggctggagaccccaccttttgcCTATTgtcgacttacaagcgtagagagccgtTGAGGCTTTCCGGGATCGTTCATCCACATTTGGTGGCTCGCGGCGATTTTTATCGAGGGTCGCGAAAGTTAGCTGATACTGCATTGTATAGGGTGGTCATACATATAGAGAAGGTCCTGGAtcaccaggaatatgccctaggtaTTTTTCTGGACATTGAATGGGCTTTCATCAATGTATCGAAACGAGCAATCATCGACAGTCTCTACACGATTGAAATACATCCTTAACAATGCTCCTTGTTACGTTGCAGAATGATCACGTCGAAATGGGGTCTATGCCAGGCCACATAATCTCTAAACCgaggaacgccgcagggtgggATATGAACAACAATGTtgtgaacgctggtcatcaaccaattgaTTAGGCGGTTCTATGGtggaccagtcaaacttacggcatatgcagatggtGTTTCAGTCATCATTAGCAGCAGAagcctaacaacaatcagctctctgggatgtacatgcctgggcatctggagtatTATTTTCTAGaaaatataaggtccctaattggaatAAGCCTTAGCTTGGACGGGTAACCCTACAAGAAGACTACAGCACAAAATATCAAGAATTATAGTAGATAGTTAGTTGTAGTGGAAACTctatgtggaagagagagcgaggAAAGCCTCTGTGGCACTGTATACATGTAAGAGGATgaacgtggggcctatcgcctaaactctctcattgggtatttacggcaattttcAAGCTCATACTTTACTATGAGGACCTAGTTTGGTGGACAGCAACACAAAAAAGTGCGTATACCAAAAAAATTGAGGCGGTATGCAGATTGTAAATGATTAGCATAACGAGAGCCCTGATAACTACCTCGATAGCAGAATTACATGTCATTCTGCACACCCCATCTGCAGACGTAATAACTTAAAACATAGCACTAGCAACAGCAACAAGGATTAAGGTCGCGGGGCGGTTTGAGTGCAGGCCGTATAGCGCCATTAAATATGTATAAGACGAACGGACTACATGGTCCCGcacctgagcttcgaaagagatcttggagCAACAATAGATCCGTGGGGTTGGCGCAAGCGTGCAGAAATGTCAGAACATACTAAACAGgtatataccgatggttccaaattaagagaaggggtcgggtctgctgtctTCTGTGCCGCTCCAGAAATACGGCTGCCAGATTACTCAAGGCAATAAACTCACACAGTACTTaatcaagaagtgtcctgaacTGCAAAAAAGAACTGGaaagacttcgctcaggccggatcaCACACCTATACTAAGTTCCTGCTCATAAAGCGATTGAAGGTAACGAAAACGCCGATGCAGCACTCGATAAATCGATAGTAGATGTCCCAATcaatttgggagaaatcaaaaggagataagagttgcatatgatccatcagaCAAGAAAGGTGTGGACTGTTGCGCGGCGCTGCAAAATTTCTGGGATCGTGTGCAAGTCCTACGATGTTAAGCTCACACAGTTGCTCATATCGTCAAAGAGAGAAGACtgaaggctcacgatgggcaatTAACTGTCCACTACCTTCTGGCTTCACATACTTACCAGTTAGGCCTCGtacagcagatataggaagtgcgaacTGCAGGAAGAATCGATTGAACACTTTCTGTGTTTTGTGTCCTGCGCTCGTGAGGTCAAGTCTCCAGCTAAAAAGGGCGGCAGAGTTGTCAGatttcgaggcagcaattaagctaggtcctggAAAACGTCTGGTATTTGCCAATAGTATGGAGTTTTTCCATTACATAAGTTCCAGTACCTAATTGGGATTTTTGCGTTtgattttcaaacaaattctggtaacgatatgaacacattcagtctatgtgaggtgtttATTGGCCGGCCAGTTCTACCCAACCTAACCTACTCTAATGCACATGACTAAGTTGCTAATTCTTTTTTAAAACTCTCCTTCTAGCCGATTCCGAATGCTGATTTTATTGTACCAGTGGAAATTGATGGCACGATACATCAAGTTTACGTACTCAAACGGCCCTACGTCGATGAGTTCCTGCGAAAAATGGGCGAATTGTATGAATGTGTTTTATTTACAGCATCACTAGCCAAATATGCAGATCCCGTTGCCGATCTGTTAGACAAGTtagtatatttttataataaatttaataaatcataAATTTTTACATAACATTCTTGTCCTATTTTGCGCAGATGGGATGTGTTTCGTGCAAGACTGTTTAGGGAATCGTGCGTTTATTACAGAGGAAATTATATTAAAGATTTAAATCGTCTTGGACGCGatttacaaaaaattgtaatTGTCGATAATTCACCAGCGAGTTATATATTTCATCCAGATAATGCGGTAAGTGGTTAGATTAATTAGGTTGTTTATTTTAACGGAGACCCACGTAGGCCATTGTGGCCCGTCGTGATACCACGATGGAGCCCTTTTTTCTCTTCTGTAGAATGTGGTTCATGCACCCATAAAGTTTACCCAGTGTGTTTGCCTAATGTAGCAGAATTTCATATATATATGCGGATTCTAGCTCCGCACTGTACCCAAAGAAGTATCTGTGGAGACATCCGTACCTGATCTTCGACAGCGCGGAACAATGGCAAAGATAATGCTCTGCGCTTTCTATATATTCCTCGTGCctgcagctgcggcagaagtcatttgtttcaTATGAGCTCCATGGGTGCTCTGTTAGAATACCCACTAATGGACTAATAGAAAGGCGGTTCAGAAGTATGACCGATTGCTATCTCTGTTCGTCCACCTTAGGCTAGATTTGCCTATACACCCTACATGTTGCTTTCATGGCCCACCTAGCGTTAGCTTGTTCCGTGAACTAAGATCGCGACCAGTGCTTGCAAGTACTCAGAGGAGCATTCACCCAGCCAGCAGAGGTAATTATTTGCAAGCTGGTGCCTTCCTTTGAGGGCTCATCACCGGCGCAATTACCCAAGATGTAACTGTGGTCTGGACCCATATTATACTCAGGTTGCACTTATCAGCTAGCTTGTTTAGAGTTTCTCTGCACTTTAACGGCAATAGTGACGCTGTATCACTACATTGCAGGGAtgttatggcagcttggctgtcggaAAAAATGGGAGCAGAGTTAGTCatcgcacccgcctcaacgcggctaaaaccaaggtacaaaaaacacaaggaaagctagacgtcgaaaagcttcaatcacaacagactgccaatgatttcgcaactcgactctcacacctgctctctgagagcacaactcatcctgaaggaatacaggagcagtggagcatatctccaaagtacTTCGTACTgctgccgaggaaaaaattggttaccggcggccacgaaaaaacaagtggtatgatgaagaatgccgcgttgcaactgaaagaaaagacgctgcctacagggctacgttaaaagcgatcgcgacaagaggagtgtgtgaacgctatcgtgagttgaaaagggaagcgagacgccttttcaggaagaaaaaagcagaagcagaaaggcgtgagtgcgaggagcttgagctgctagccaccaggaataacgcccgaaaattctaccaaaaaatacggcgacagacggaaggttttaagaccggggcaaactcctgtaggaatgaaaacggcgaccttgtaactgatgtccagagagtgcttagattatggagggaatacttctctgctctcctaaatggaggcagcaattcaccgcgcagatatgaagaacccgatcccgcaatcgatgatgatggagtatatgtcccccgcccgattatgacgaagttagaatagcaataaccagattgaaaaacaacaaggccgtgggcgctgatggattccctgcggagctattcaagttcggcggcgaggagttggtaaggcgcatgcagcagcttcttagcaaaatatgggcggacgaaagcatgcccgacggttggaatctaagtgttctttgcccagtccacaagaagggggatactgcaaaatgcaccaactatcgtggaatcagccttcttaatatcgcatataaggtcctttcaagtgtattgtgcgaaagattgaagcccaccgtgaaccggctgattggaccttatcagtgcggcttcagacctggtaaatctaccatcgaccagattttcacaatgcgccaaatcttggaaaaaacccgtgaaaagagaatcgacacacatcacctcttcgtcgactttaaagccgccttcgacagcacgaaaaggagctgcctatatgccgctatgtctgaatttggtttccccgcaaaacttatacggctgtgcaaaatgactttgagcaacaccatcagctcaatcagaattgggaaggacctctccgagccgttcgaaactaaacgaggtttcagacagggtaaccccctatcgtgcgatttctttaatttgatgctggagaaaattatactagctgcagaacttaaccgcactggaacaatatactataaaagcgtgcaattactggcatatgctgatgacattgatatcatcggcctaaacacccgcgctgttagttctgcttactccaaactggaaaaagaagcggtaaagatgggtttgatggtgaatgagaacaaaacgaagtacctgctgtcatcgagcaaagagtcagcgcatatgcgccttggcaaccacgctactgttggcagccataatttcgaaatagtaaatgacttcgtttatttgggaaccagcatcaacactagcaacaacatcagcactgaaatccagcgaagaattattcttgccaataaatgctaccttggactaggcaggcaattgaaaagtaaattcctctctcggcgaacgaaaatcatactctacaagtcacttatcgtacccgtcctactatatggggcagaagcatggaccatgacaacagcagatgaagcggctttgggagtgttcgagagaaaagttcttcgaaagatttatggacctctacgcgttggcgagtaccgaagaagatttaatgatgagctgtacgagctatacgcagacatcaacatagtccagcgaattaaaacgcagcggctgcgctggctaggccatgttatgcgaatgaaagatgatgctccggccaagaaagtgtttctattggaacccgcctatggaagcagaggtagagggcggcccccactccgttggaaggaccaggtggaaaacgatctaaactcctttggtgtgaccaattggcgccggttggcggagcgaaggagcgattggcgcgccttgttggacggccataaccgtttagacggttaagcgccaattaagtaagtaagtgttaGTCATCGGCAGGTTAATTAGATAGAGAGCAGCTTCCCAGATAACAAAAAGCTCAgcttgaaaaacactgcagtggtctgGTAAGCGTTGGCTCTTATTTATATTGAGCTTCCTTGGGAATACTCCACTGCCAACCGTGTTGTTCAGCTTAGAGCCGTCCGTCAAGACGGAGATTTCTGGACTTCCCGGTTCCATGCAATTTGCGCACTCGTTTCTCTCTGGGATCTTTGCGGAAAATTTGTTGTCCAAGCAAGGGGACGGTATTGTGTGATCTAGCTTTAAGAATGTATTAATTTAAACTTGGCTTtatatttttccttctttttctttCTCATAGGT
The Eurosta solidaginis isolate ZX-2024a chromosome 5, ASM4086904v1, whole genome shotgun sequence DNA segment above includes these coding regions:
- the hzg gene encoding phosphatase Herzog isoform X2, which encodes MKDDVERLKPQKRGFFQSFLCCWRRNRTKTNQNGTSIDGSTTPPPLPDQQRYLLPQVRHSDMHKKCMVIDLDETLVHSSFKPIPNADFIVPVEIDGTIHQVYVLKRPYVDEFLRKMGELYECVLFTASLAKYADPVADLLDKWDVFRARLFRESCVYYRGNYIKDLNRLGRDLQKIVIVDNSPASYIFHPDNAVPVKSWFDDTNDSELLELIPLFEKLSKVDSVYSVLCNSNNPLNNVAKINNTNQQQMSTPQAHMQHNNQQQQQQQSIHPHNQQQTMQQTITATTVITQATTISVPTLLTTQHPHQLQQQQQTNQQQQQQKQQQLDGSPPNPPDLNNKT
- the hzg gene encoding phosphatase Herzog isoform X1 — encoded protein: MDATSIITQVSRDDEQLNVCPNEKDDVERLKPQKRGFFQSFLCCWRRNRTKTNQNGTSIDGSTTPPPLPDQQRYLLPQVRHSDMHKKCMVIDLDETLVHSSFKPIPNADFIVPVEIDGTIHQVYVLKRPYVDEFLRKMGELYECVLFTASLAKYADPVADLLDKWDVFRARLFRESCVYYRGNYIKDLNRLGRDLQKIVIVDNSPASYIFHPDNAVPVKSWFDDTNDSELLELIPLFEKLSKVDSVYSVLCNSNNPLNNVAKINNTNQQQMSTPQAHMQHNNQQQQQQQSIHPHNQQQTMQQTITATTVITQATTISVPTLLTTQHPHQLQQQQQTNQQQQQQKQQQLDGSPPNPPDLNNKT